One region of Chlorobiota bacterium genomic DNA includes:
- a CDS encoding enoyl-CoA hydratase/isomerase family protein: MPEYQRLEIERAQSAGFIYLNRPEKRNALDSLMVSELHDAVQELGGDDSVRSIVIAGRGKAFCAGADLAYLQQLAQFTALDNMADSASLARTLRAIYEVPKPVIARVHGPAIAGGCGLATVCDIVVAVEQATFGYTEVKIGFIPAIVMAFLVRKSQQMQTRELLLSGRIIAATEAFQRGLVTTVIPGNGEEAIAALDAHIATLTAEFAAASGSAITLTKQMLTALDGMPLTSALDYASRMNALARLTPDCQAGIAQFLNR, translated from the coding sequence ATGCCAGAGTATCAACGCCTTGAAATTGAGCGTGCGCAAAGCGCGGGCTTCATCTACCTGAACCGTCCCGAAAAACGGAACGCGTTGGACAGCCTGATGGTCAGCGAACTGCACGACGCTGTTCAGGAATTGGGGGGGGACGATTCCGTCCGCTCGATTGTGATTGCCGGGCGGGGGAAAGCCTTCTGCGCCGGTGCGGACCTTGCCTACTTGCAGCAGCTGGCGCAGTTCACCGCGCTGGATAACATGGCCGATTCCGCTTCGCTTGCACGTACCTTGCGGGCAATCTATGAAGTCCCGAAACCGGTGATTGCTCGCGTGCATGGTCCGGCAATTGCCGGCGGGTGCGGGCTGGCAACCGTGTGTGATATCGTTGTTGCGGTGGAGCAGGCAACCTTTGGTTATACCGAGGTGAAGATTGGATTTATCCCGGCAATCGTCATGGCGTTTCTGGTTCGCAAAAGCCAGCAGATGCAAACCCGCGAACTGCTGTTGAGCGGAAGGATTATCGCCGCAACCGAAGCCTTCCAGCGGGGGCTGGTCACCACGGTGATTCCTGGGAATGGAGAGGAAGCCATTGCCGCGCTGGATGCGCACATCGCCACGTTGACGGCGGAGTTCGCGGCGGCAAGCGGTTCGGCAATCACGCTTACCAAGCAGATGCTGACCGCGCTTGATGGAATGCCCCTAACTTCCGCGCTGGATTATGCCTCGCGAATGAACGCCCTTGCCCGGCTAACCCCCGATTGCCAAGCGGGGATTGCGCAGTTTCTGAACCGCTGA
- a CDS encoding carboxymuconolactone decarboxylase family protein, with protein MAHIELNNPYPGISGLLAYRPQTAEPLNFLAETILRGNSTLTTAERELIAGYVSHLNQCRFCTGCHIGAAQCLWQDDGTLMAEVKRNPEEAAITEKMKALLAIAAAVQKSGREVTPAHIDRAKAAGATDLELHDAVLVAAAFCMFNRYVDGLGTWAPDDEQSYVMAGKRLAEQGYMK; from the coding sequence ATGGCCCACATCGAACTCAACAACCCGTACCCCGGCATTTCGGGACTTCTTGCCTACCGCCCCCAAACTGCCGAACCGCTGAACTTCCTGGCCGAAACGATCCTTCGGGGGAACTCCACCCTAACCACTGCCGAGCGCGAATTGATTGCGGGATACGTCTCGCACCTGAACCAATGCCGATTCTGCACCGGCTGCCACATCGGCGCGGCGCAATGCTTGTGGCAGGACGACGGCACGCTGATGGCGGAAGTGAAACGGAACCCGGAGGAGGCCGCAATCACCGAAAAAATGAAAGCCTTGTTGGCAATTGCCGCCGCAGTCCAGAAAAGCGGACGGGAAGTAACCCCGGCCCATATTGACCGCGCCAAAGCCGCCGGCGCAACCGATCTTGAACTTCACGATGCCGTGCTGGTGGCGGCCGCCTTCTGTATGTTCAACCGCTATGTTGACGGGCTTGGAACATGGGCACCGGACGATGAGCAGAGCTACGTCATGGCGGGGAAACGGCTGGCCGAACAGGGCTACATGAAGTAA